One window of the Marinilactibacillus sp. Marseille-P9653 genome contains the following:
- a CDS encoding beta-glucoside-specific PTS transporter subunit IIABC: MDYKKTASEVVENIGGKDNIAHLEHCSTRLRFTLKDDSKANMDKLELIDGVMGVRKNVQMQVIIGNEVVEVYDKVKEIVGDLASSGEKQGGPKQKWNAVVLDFIIGVFQPTIPAVAGGGVLKSLLLLFNMFGWMNPESQTYQVLDSIGSAPLYFLPVIVAITAANKLKVNPVVAASAVGALLLPGMTTLLSEGTSLFGLPIQEIAYSSQVFPALLLVLFYAVLEKFFTKISPKAIRIFFVPLMSLAISVSVTLLFLGPIGYLVGEQLSALILFIYGNVGWVATGLLAAVLPFMVVTGMHKAMIPYAVSSMSGIGREVLYLPASLAHNISESGACFAVAIKTKDEKLRATAISAGISAFFGITEPALYGVTILHKRVLYSVIISSLISGSFIGIMAVEAFALVGPGLASITMFASPDNPMNLTWAFVTFALSLCLSFIAVLILWKDEVKQVEEEKEIFNSGQRRSEMMNSPVEGTIIPLSEVNDEVFSKGMVGAGFGVKPSIGELRAPADGTISMVFETKHAVGMEMTNGAEVLFHIGIDTVQLDGNHFEAHVNKGENVSAGDLLVTFDIQAIEAAGFDTTVISVVTNQDDFAVSQDVTNESVSTQQSVMTVSPIGG, from the coding sequence ATGGATTACAAAAAAACTGCTAGTGAAGTTGTTGAGAATATTGGTGGGAAAGACAATATAGCTCACTTAGAGCATTGTTCGACAAGATTGAGATTTACTTTGAAAGATGATAGTAAAGCGAATATGGACAAACTTGAATTAATTGACGGTGTAATGGGTGTTCGTAAAAATGTTCAAATGCAAGTCATAATTGGTAACGAAGTAGTAGAAGTTTACGACAAGGTTAAAGAAATTGTTGGAGATTTAGCGAGCTCTGGAGAAAAGCAAGGTGGTCCAAAACAAAAATGGAATGCAGTAGTTCTTGATTTTATTATTGGAGTTTTTCAGCCAACTATACCAGCCGTAGCCGGCGGGGGCGTTCTCAAGTCATTATTACTTTTATTTAACATGTTTGGCTGGATGAACCCAGAATCACAAACCTATCAAGTACTAGACTCAATCGGATCAGCACCTCTTTACTTTTTACCAGTTATCGTTGCGATAACTGCAGCAAATAAGCTGAAAGTTAACCCAGTAGTCGCTGCTTCTGCGGTAGGGGCATTATTACTACCAGGTATGACAACCTTACTTAGTGAAGGTACAAGTTTGTTTGGATTACCAATTCAAGAAATAGCGTATTCTTCTCAAGTATTTCCAGCACTTTTACTAGTACTATTTTATGCAGTTCTAGAAAAATTCTTTACAAAAATCTCGCCTAAAGCGATTCGTATCTTCTTTGTTCCATTAATGTCTTTAGCGATTTCAGTAAGTGTAACGCTATTATTCCTAGGACCGATAGGTTACTTAGTTGGTGAACAATTATCAGCTTTAATTCTGTTTATTTACGGTAATGTAGGTTGGGTAGCAACAGGTCTATTAGCTGCAGTATTACCTTTTATGGTTGTTACAGGAATGCACAAAGCCATGATTCCTTATGCAGTATCTTCAATGAGTGGGATTGGGCGCGAAGTCTTATATTTACCAGCTTCTCTAGCTCATAACATCTCAGAATCAGGCGCTTGCTTTGCAGTAGCAATCAAAACAAAAGACGAAAAGTTGAGAGCGACTGCGATCTCTGCTGGTATTTCCGCGTTCTTCGGCATTACTGAACCGGCATTATACGGTGTAACGATCCTTCATAAACGTGTCTTATATAGTGTTATCATTAGTAGTTTGATCAGTGGGTCGTTTATCGGAATCATGGCCGTTGAAGCATTCGCATTAGTAGGACCAGGTTTAGCTAGTATTACAATGTTTGCTAGTCCAGATAATCCAATGAATCTTACCTGGGCATTTGTAACTTTTGCACTGTCACTTTGTCTGTCATTTATAGCAGTATTGATTTTATGGAAAGACGAAGTTAAGCAAGTTGAAGAAGAAAAAGAAATATTTAACTCTGGTCAACGCAGATCAGAAATGATGAATAGTCCTGTAGAAGGTACAATTATTCCATTATCAGAAGTTAATGATGAAGTATTTTCTAAAGGAATGGTCGGAGCAGGATTTGGTGTTAAGCCATCGATCGGCGAGTTAAGAGCACCAGCAGATGGCACTATTAGTATGGTATTTGAAACAAAACATGCAGTTGGAATGGAAATGACTAATGGTGCAGAAGTTTTATTCCATATCGGTATTGATACAGTTCAGCTAGATGGAAACCATTTCGAAGCGCATGTTAATAAAGGAGAGAATGTTTCAGCAGGAGACTTACTGGTTACTTTTGATATTCAAGCTATAGAAGCAGCAGGATTCGATACAACGGTTATCTCTGTTGTAACAAATCAAGATGATTTCGCTGTATCACAAGATGTTACGAATGAATCAGTATCAACACAACAATCTGTAATGACAGTATCACCAATAGGAGGATAA
- a CDS encoding glycoside hydrolase family 1 protein, translating to MKMNKGFPEGFMWGGAIAANQAEGAWNVDGKGLSVADIATYKPKVDVKDYAAHMSINLETVEKAAADKSESVYPKRRGIDFYHRYKEDLALFAEMGFKTLRVSIAWSRIFPTGEELEPNEKGLQFYDDLFTEMKRLNIEPIVTLSHYEMPLSLSLKYNGWVDRRVVDDFVRFSKVCFKRYKNLVKYWLTFNEIDSIHRHPFTTAGILVDQCAPGKAEQETYQALHHQFVASAMVTKDCHEIIKDSQVGCMITKLTTYPRTCHPTDVELTLKKNLENNFYADVQVFGEYPKLILRDLELRGISLEFAEGDLEVMKEHTVDFVSFSYYMSMTESGDKNAERTPGNTVLGVKNPYLESTDWGWQIDSQGLKISLLELYDRYNVPLMIVENGMGAKDEIVDGEIHDPYRIAYFESHFKAMKDAINEGVDLIAYTSWGAIDIVSASTSQMSKRYGFIYVDADDEGNGTYDRIKKDSFYWYKDIIETNGSQL from the coding sequence ATGAAAATGAATAAAGGATTTCCAGAAGGGTTTATGTGGGGTGGCGCAATTGCCGCCAATCAAGCAGAAGGTGCATGGAATGTTGATGGCAAAGGATTGTCAGTTGCAGATATTGCTACCTATAAACCGAAAGTAGATGTTAAAGACTACGCAGCACACATGAGTATCAATCTTGAAACAGTGGAGAAAGCTGCTGCAGATAAATCGGAGAGTGTTTACCCTAAAAGAAGAGGAATTGATTTCTATCACCGCTATAAAGAGGATTTAGCATTATTTGCAGAAATGGGTTTCAAAACATTGAGAGTATCCATTGCATGGTCTAGAATTTTTCCAACTGGAGAAGAACTGGAGCCTAACGAGAAGGGACTTCAATTCTATGACGATTTATTTACTGAAATGAAACGTTTAAACATTGAACCAATCGTTACGTTATCTCATTACGAAATGCCGTTATCTCTCAGTTTGAAGTATAATGGTTGGGTAGATAGACGAGTGGTTGATGATTTTGTTAGATTCTCAAAAGTTTGTTTTAAAAGATATAAAAATCTAGTAAAATACTGGTTAACCTTTAATGAAATCGATAGTATTCATAGACACCCTTTCACTACCGCAGGAATTTTGGTTGACCAGTGCGCACCCGGGAAAGCAGAACAAGAAACGTATCAAGCACTACATCATCAGTTCGTAGCTTCTGCTATGGTGACTAAAGATTGCCACGAGATTATTAAAGATAGCCAAGTAGGTTGTATGATCACTAAACTAACAACGTATCCTAGAACATGTCATCCAACAGATGTTGAATTGACACTTAAAAAGAATTTGGAAAATAATTTCTACGCAGATGTACAAGTCTTCGGAGAATATCCTAAATTGATTTTGAGAGATCTTGAATTAAGAGGGATTTCACTAGAGTTTGCTGAAGGCGATCTGGAAGTTATGAAAGAGCACACTGTAGATTTCGTTTCGTTTAGTTACTATATGTCTATGACAGAGTCTGGTGACAAGAATGCTGAACGTACACCTGGTAATACAGTTTTAGGAGTGAAGAATCCTTACCTTGAATCAACTGATTGGGGATGGCAAATTGATTCACAAGGACTGAAAATTTCATTACTAGAATTATATGATCGCTACAATGTTCCATTGATGATTGTAGAAAACGGTATGGGCGCAAAAGATGAAATAGTAGATGGAGAAATCCATGATCCATATAGAATCGCTTACTTTGAAAGTCACTTCAAAGCTATGAAAGATGCTATTAATGAAGGTGTTGACCTTATTGCCTATACAAGTTGGGGTGCAATCGACATTGTAAGTGCAAGTACTTCTCAAATGTCTAAGCGTTACGGTTTCATTTATGTTGATGCAGATGATGAAGGAAATGGGACGTATGATAGAATTAAAAAAGATTCTTTTTACTGGTATAAAGACATAATTGAAACGAATGGTAGCCAACTATAA